Proteins encoded in a region of the Chryseobacterium piperi genome:
- a CDS encoding sigma-54-dependent transcriptional regulator has protein sequence MSGNILIIDDEIKLLKLLGMILSQEDFNVKEASTARSAMTMLEQYEFDVVLSDVRLPDAFGVELIKSIKTKYPHLEIILMTAFGNITDAVQAMKNGAYDYLVKGDDNDKIIPLVYKALEKVKDNKSKTAQKSSTPKGFVQVIGTSPLILQARKLAEKVALTDATVLLTGETGTGKEVFANAIHEASDRKKNNFVAINCSAFSKEILESELFGHKQGSFTGAIKDKKGLVEEANGGTLFLDEIGEMPIELQAKLLRVLETHEFIKMGETKVSKSDFRLIAATNRNLEDEIKQGNFREDLYFRLNVFEITLPPLRERKEDLKVLTKSFIDTFSHKLHLTSVQVSPDYYKTLEKNDWKGNIRELRNTIERSLILMNDNVLDAESLPHYSEKTASDKDSLSIRSLEKEHIQKVLQYTKGNKAEAARLLEIGIATLYRKLEEYQLR, from the coding sequence ATGTCCGGAAATATTCTGATCATCGATGATGAAATAAAACTCCTGAAACTATTGGGAATGATTCTCTCCCAGGAGGATTTTAATGTAAAAGAAGCTTCAACAGCCCGTTCTGCAATGACAATGCTGGAACAATATGAATTTGATGTTGTATTGAGTGACGTCCGTCTACCCGATGCCTTCGGAGTAGAACTTATAAAATCCATTAAAACCAAATATCCCCATCTGGAAATTATCCTGATGACCGCTTTTGGAAATATTACCGATGCCGTTCAGGCAATGAAAAACGGAGCCTATGATTATCTGGTAAAAGGGGATGATAATGATAAGATTATTCCCCTGGTATATAAAGCTTTGGAAAAAGTAAAGGACAACAAATCTAAAACTGCTCAGAAAAGTAGTACTCCCAAAGGATTTGTGCAGGTCATAGGAACCTCACCTTTAATTTTACAGGCCAGAAAATTAGCCGAAAAGGTAGCCTTAACCGATGCTACTGTTCTTTTAACAGGAGAAACAGGAACCGGAAAAGAAGTCTTTGCCAATGCTATTCATGAAGCCAGTGACCGAAAGAAAAATAATTTCGTGGCCATCAACTGCTCTGCATTCAGTAAAGAAATTCTGGAAAGTGAGCTTTTCGGACATAAACAAGGATCTTTTACAGGAGCCATAAAAGACAAAAAGGGTCTTGTAGAAGAAGCTAACGGAGGGACTCTATTCTTAGATGAAATTGGTGAGATGCCTATTGAACTACAGGCAAAACTACTTCGTGTACTGGAAACTCATGAATTCATTAAAATGGGGGAAACAAAAGTTTCAAAATCAGATTTCAGATTAATTGCTGCAACCAACAGAAACCTGGAAGATGAAATAAAACAAGGGAATTTCCGTGAAGATCTTTACTTCCGACTCAATGTTTTTGAAATTACCCTACCTCCCCTTCGTGAAAGAAAAGAAGATTTAAAAGTATTAACTAAAAGCTTTATTGATACTTTCTCCCATAAACTTCACCTAACCTCGGTTCAGGTTTCCCCGGATTATTATAAAACCCTGGAAAAAAATGACTGGAAAGGTAACATCCGCGAGCTAAGAAATACGATAGAAAGAAGCTTAATCCTGATGAATGATAACGTTCTGGATGCTGAAAGTCTTCCTCATTATTCTGAAAAGACAGCTTCGGATAAGGATTCTTTAAGCATAAGATCTCTGGAGAAAGAACATATTCAAAAAGTGTTACAATACACAAAAGGAAATAAAGCGGAAGCCGCAAGGCTGCTGGAAATCGGTATTGCTACTCTGTACCGCAAACTGGAAGAATACCAGCTTAGATAA
- the kdpA gene encoding potassium-transporting ATPase subunit KdpA — MNTEILGIIAMFVITLVIGIFLGKYIANVYGYKKTFLDPVFHPVEKLIYKISGINPNRQMNWKQNIFAMLTINLVWFIIGFFILLNQSWLPLNPDGNPDMSPDLAFNTTISFLVNCNLQHYSGETGLSYLGQLYLMFLQFVTAATGMAAMAVLFKAFKEKTTTELGNFYDFFTKSVIRILVPISIVVAFILSANGSPMTFEGKDHITTLEGQKIEVSRGPVAAFVAIKHLGTNGGGFFGANSAHPLENPNYLTNMTEMVTQMIIPFALVFALGFYLKKRKLSWTIFTVMTIGFLALAIPNIINESNGNPLITQMGANSHLGAMEGKEIRFGSAASGYWSIATTVISTGSVNSMHDSTMPLSGMNELLAMMINCFYGGCGVGILNYFIFIILAVFISGLMVGRTPEFLGKKIEAKEMKIAMIVALFHPFLILVGTALTAYLPEFGAKTLNNPGFHGFSEMLYEFTSSSANNGSGFEGLGDNTPWWNISTGIVLLLSRFIPIIGPVAIAGLLAQKKYIPESSGTLKTDTATFGFMTLAVILLIAALSFFPALTLGPIAEQIQYFAK, encoded by the coding sequence ATGAATACAGAAATTTTGGGCATCATAGCGATGTTTGTTATTACATTAGTTATAGGAATATTTTTAGGCAAATATATCGCTAATGTCTACGGCTATAAAAAGACTTTTTTAGATCCCGTTTTTCACCCTGTTGAAAAACTCATTTATAAAATTTCAGGGATTAACCCTAACCGCCAGATGAACTGGAAGCAAAACATCTTTGCCATGCTTACCATCAATTTAGTCTGGTTTATTATCGGCTTCTTTATTTTATTAAACCAGTCATGGCTGCCTCTGAATCCTGACGGAAATCCAGACATGTCTCCTGATCTGGCTTTTAATACAACTATTTCTTTTTTAGTCAACTGTAATCTACAGCATTATTCCGGAGAAACCGGACTCAGTTATTTAGGACAGCTGTATCTGATGTTTTTACAGTTTGTCACTGCCGCAACAGGAATGGCAGCTATGGCGGTTCTTTTTAAAGCATTTAAAGAAAAAACGACCACTGAACTTGGAAATTTTTATGATTTTTTTACTAAATCTGTGATCAGAATATTAGTTCCTATCAGCATTGTAGTTGCTTTTATTCTTTCTGCTAACGGAAGTCCGATGACTTTTGAAGGTAAGGATCATATCACAACTTTAGAAGGACAAAAAATAGAAGTTTCCCGAGGCCCTGTTGCCGCATTTGTGGCTATTAAACATTTAGGAACCAACGGAGGAGGTTTTTTTGGAGCCAACTCTGCCCACCCTCTTGAGAACCCTAATTATCTGACTAATATGACCGAAATGGTTACTCAGATGATTATTCCGTTTGCTTTAGTCTTTGCATTAGGTTTTTATTTGAAGAAAAGAAAATTATCCTGGACCATTTTTACTGTAATGACTATAGGCTTCCTGGCCCTTGCAATTCCTAATATTATCAATGAATCGAATGGGAACCCACTGATTACACAAATGGGTGCAAATAGTCACCTGGGCGCTATGGAAGGAAAAGAAATTCGTTTCGGAAGTGCAGCTTCGGGATACTGGAGTATTGCTACTACGGTAATATCTACAGGTTCTGTAAATTCCATGCACGACAGTACAATGCCCCTTTCAGGAATGAATGAGCTTCTTGCTATGATGATCAATTGTTTTTACGGAGGTTGCGGTGTGGGAATTCTCAATTATTTTATCTTCATCATTCTTGCCGTATTCATCAGTGGACTCATGGTAGGAAGAACTCCTGAGTTTCTGGGTAAAAAGATTGAAGCCAAAGAGATGAAAATCGCTATGATTGTAGCATTATTTCACCCGTTTTTAATTCTTGTGGGAACTGCTTTAACTGCTTATCTCCCGGAATTCGGAGCTAAAACATTAAATAATCCCGGGTTTCATGGATTCAGTGAAATGTTGTATGAATTTACTTCTTCTTCGGCTAATAACGGTTCCGGATTTGAAGGTTTGGGAGATAATACACCATGGTGGAATATTTCCACAGGAATCGTATTGCTGCTTTCAAGATTTATCCCCATTATAGGTCCTGTTGCCATCGCAGGTTTACTGGCTCAGAAAAAATACATTCCGGAAAGTTCAGGAACATTGAAAACAGACACTGCTACATTTGGCTTCATGACTTTAGCCGTGATCCTGCTTATTGCAGCGTTGTCTTTCTTCCCTGCACTGACACTAGGTCCTATTGCCGAGCAGATTCAATATTTTGCTAAATAA
- the kdpB gene encoding potassium-transporting ATPase subunit KdpB, which yields MKNQSQTLFQKDLVNEAIKQSLVKLNPKIIFKNPVMFLVEIGTVVMLIVSIFSLTGDQTQGSFTYNFLVFIILFFTVLFANFAEAIAEARGKAQADTLRKTREETPAKMVIENKAGFQVETALKMSAEMKLGDIFLCEAGDQIPMDGEIIEGLATIDESAITGESAPVIREAGGDKSSVTGGTKVLSDRIKVKVTTKPGESFLDKMIALVEGASRQKTPNEIALTILLAGFTLTFIIVTLTLKPFADYAQTPITIAAFISLFVCLIPTTIGGLLSAIGIAGMDRALRANVITKSGKAVETAGDIDVLLLDKTGTITIGNRKATQFHPAAAVEMNHFIKASALSSVADETPEGKSIIELSQLKSEDLLVPNPTYIDFTAETRTSGIDFEDTRIRKGAYDTIKKLTEKAGNPFPKETEDAVKTIAENGGTPLVVSLNEKVLGVIELQDIIKTGIQERFQRLRKMGVKTVMVTGDNPLTAKFIAEKAGVDDFIAEAKPEDKMNYIKKEQQEGKLVAMMGDGTNDAPALAQADVGVAMNSGTQAAKEAGNMVDLDNDPTKLIEIVEIGKQLLMTRGTLTTFSIANDVAKYFAIIPALFITFIPALQKLNIMNLHSPESAILSAIIFNAVIIPFLIPLALKGVAYKPIGASALLRRNLLIYGLGGVIVPFIGIKIIDLFISLFY from the coding sequence ATGAAAAATCAATCACAAACATTGTTTCAAAAAGATTTGGTCAACGAAGCTATTAAACAATCTTTAGTTAAGCTAAATCCGAAAATTATATTTAAAAATCCAGTTATGTTTCTGGTAGAAATCGGAACTGTGGTCATGCTAATCGTGAGTATATTCAGTTTAACAGGTGATCAAACACAGGGAAGCTTCACTTATAATTTCCTAGTATTTATTATTTTATTTTTCACCGTTTTGTTTGCCAATTTTGCTGAGGCGATTGCTGAAGCAAGAGGAAAGGCACAGGCGGATACTCTTAGAAAAACCCGTGAAGAAACTCCTGCCAAAATGGTTATTGAAAACAAGGCAGGCTTTCAGGTGGAAACCGCATTAAAAATGTCCGCTGAAATGAAACTGGGAGACATCTTTCTTTGTGAAGCTGGCGATCAGATACCCATGGACGGGGAAATCATTGAAGGTTTAGCAACCATCGATGAATCTGCCATCACCGGAGAAAGTGCTCCTGTAATCCGCGAAGCAGGTGGTGACAAAAGTTCTGTAACGGGTGGTACCAAAGTACTTTCTGACAGAATCAAAGTAAAGGTGACGACCAAACCGGGAGAGTCTTTTTTAGATAAGATGATTGCCCTTGTAGAAGGAGCATCAAGACAGAAAACACCTAACGAAATTGCATTAACTATACTTTTGGCAGGATTCACCCTGACTTTTATAATTGTTACTTTAACCTTAAAACCTTTTGCAGATTATGCGCAAACCCCAATCACTATTGCCGCATTTATATCACTTTTCGTTTGTTTGATTCCGACAACGATTGGCGGTTTGCTTTCTGCAATCGGTATTGCAGGAATGGACAGAGCGTTACGCGCTAATGTGATTACTAAAAGTGGGAAAGCTGTAGAAACAGCAGGTGATATTGATGTTCTATTGCTGGATAAAACAGGAACCATTACCATTGGAAACCGTAAGGCAACTCAATTTCATCCCGCTGCTGCAGTAGAAATGAATCATTTCATCAAAGCCTCTGCATTGAGTTCTGTGGCTGATGAAACACCGGAAGGAAAATCTATCATTGAATTAAGTCAGCTAAAATCTGAAGATTTACTGGTTCCCAATCCTACATACATCGACTTTACAGCAGAAACCAGAACCTCCGGGATCGATTTTGAAGATACCCGAATCCGAAAAGGGGCTTATGATACGATAAAAAAACTAACAGAGAAAGCAGGCAACCCTTTTCCAAAAGAAACTGAAGATGCTGTGAAAACCATTGCAGAAAATGGAGGAACCCCTTTGGTTGTTTCGTTAAATGAAAAAGTTCTGGGCGTTATTGAACTTCAGGACATCATTAAAACAGGCATCCAGGAACGCTTTCAACGCCTGAGAAAAATGGGAGTAAAAACAGTTATGGTCACAGGAGACAACCCTTTAACAGCCAAGTTTATTGCTGAAAAGGCCGGTGTTGATGACTTCATTGCTGAAGCAAAACCTGAGGATAAAATGAATTACATTAAAAAGGAACAGCAGGAAGGAAAGCTAGTAGCTATGATGGGTGACGGAACCAATGATGCACCTGCCCTTGCGCAAGCCGATGTAGGAGTAGCCATGAACAGCGGAACACAGGCAGCTAAAGAAGCAGGAAATATGGTGGATCTGGATAATGACCCAACCAAACTGATTGAAATTGTAGAAATCGGGAAGCAATTGCTAATGACGCGGGGAACTTTAACCACATTCAGTATTGCCAATGATGTAGCTAAATATTTTGCCATTATCCCGGCATTATTTATCACATTTATTCCGGCTCTTCAGAAACTGAACATTATGAATCTTCACAGTCCGGAATCAGCTATTTTATCGGCTATTATTTTCAATGCGGTGATCATTCCTTTCCTTATCCCACTGGCATTAAAAGGGGTTGCTTATAAACCGATAGGAGCAAGTGCCTTATTGCGCAGAAACCTTTTGATCTATGGCTTAGGAGGCGTTATTGTTCCATTTATTGGAATAAAAATCATCGACTTATTTATCAGTTTATTCTATTAA
- the kdpC gene encoding K(+)-transporting ATPase subunit C: MKNHIIPAFRLTMVMLAIVSLYLLFVYGGSKVLPTQGDAEIITHNGQKFYANIGQNFTSEKYFHGRPSAVDYNAAGSAGSNKGPSNAEYLEMVQKRIDTLKMQNPEMTNTPVPVELVTASGSGLDPAISPEGALYQVKRIAKVRSLSKEKIEELIKGNTNPPLLGLFGPSNVNVLKLNIALDGLE, encoded by the coding sequence ATGAAAAATCATATTATTCCGGCATTCAGACTCACTATGGTAATGCTGGCTATTGTAAGTCTTTATTTACTTTTTGTTTACGGAGGTTCAAAAGTATTGCCTACCCAAGGAGATGCAGAAATTATTACCCATAACGGGCAAAAGTTTTATGCCAATATAGGCCAGAACTTTACCTCTGAAAAATATTTCCATGGTCGTCCTTCTGCTGTCGATTATAATGCTGCAGGAAGTGCGGGAAGCAACAAAGGGCCAAGCAATGCCGAGTACCTAGAGATGGTACAAAAGAGAATAGATACCCTGAAAATGCAGAATCCGGAAATGACCAATACCCCGGTTCCTGTAGAGCTTGTTACTGCCAGCGGAAGTGGTCTTGATCCGGCGATCTCTCCTGAAGGAGCTTTATATCAGGTAAAAAGAATAGCCAAAGTAAGGAGCCTTTCGAAAGAAAAAATTGAAGAATTGATCAAAGGAAACACCAACCCTCCTTTACTTGGACTTTTCGGACCTTCAAATGTCAACGTTTTAAAACTCAATATTGCGCTGGATGGATTAGAATAG
- a CDS encoding porin: MKKYIITGMLLGLFFAKAQSLDSIATKSKITFSAYAELFYTYDFNEPGNHLRQNFLYSYNRHNEVNLNLGLVKATYQSEKLRANLALMAGTYAQDNMAAEQNALRYVNEANIGIKISKNKNLWIDAGIMPSHIGWESAIGKDNINLTRSFAAENSPYFETGAKISYTSDNGKWFLSGLVLNGWQRIAKPEGNQSISFGHQVTYKPNDKVTLNSSSFIGNDKTKEDKKMRYFHDLYGAFQISEQFSTVLGFDIGAEQKSKGSDQYNIWYSPNLLMKYQIDNQWAIGGRVEYYNDKNGVIINTETPNGFQTFGYSLNVDYAVLKNVVFRTEARSFTSKDAIFAKNDQFKQGNFFITTSLAAWF, from the coding sequence ATGAAAAAATATATCATAACGGGGATGCTGCTAGGGCTGTTTTTTGCAAAAGCACAGTCTTTGGATTCAATTGCTACAAAATCTAAAATCACTTTTTCTGCTTATGCAGAACTTTTTTACACCTATGATTTTAATGAGCCCGGTAACCATCTCCGTCAAAACTTTCTCTATTCTTACAACAGACACAATGAGGTGAATCTTAACCTTGGACTCGTAAAAGCAACCTATCAAAGTGAAAAATTAAGAGCTAATTTAGCTTTAATGGCTGGTACTTATGCTCAGGATAATATGGCTGCAGAACAGAATGCTTTACGCTATGTCAATGAGGCCAATATAGGAATCAAAATATCTAAGAATAAAAACTTATGGATTGATGCGGGAATAATGCCATCTCATATTGGCTGGGAAAGTGCTATCGGAAAAGATAACATTAACCTGACCAGAAGTTTTGCCGCTGAAAACTCTCCTTATTTTGAGACCGGGGCCAAAATTTCTTATACTTCAGACAACGGAAAATGGTTTCTAAGCGGATTAGTATTGAACGGATGGCAGCGTATTGCCAAACCCGAAGGAAATCAAAGCATCTCTTTCGGACACCAGGTTACCTATAAACCCAATGATAAAGTTACTTTGAACAGCAGTTCATTCATAGGAAATGACAAGACTAAAGAAGATAAGAAAATGCGTTATTTTCATGACTTGTACGGAGCTTTTCAAATATCAGAGCAATTCTCTACTGTATTAGGATTCGACATCGGTGCAGAGCAGAAATCAAAAGGAAGTGATCAGTACAATATCTGGTATAGTCCTAATCTCCTGATGAAATACCAGATTGATAACCAATGGGCTATAGGCGGAAGAGTAGAATATTATAATGACAAAAATGGGGTTATTATCAATACGGAAACCCCTAATGGTTTTCAAACATTTGGATACTCTCTCAATGTCGACTATGCTGTTTTAAAGAACGTTGTCTTTAGGACAGAAGCAAGAAGTTTCACTTCAAAAGATGCTATTTTTGCAAAGAATGATCAGTTTAAACAGGGTAATTTTTTCATTACGACAAGCCTTGCAGCTTGGTTCTAA
- a CDS encoding histidine kinase, whose translation MSSAKQFLELIQKSKKGKFKIYIGMSAGVGKTFRMLQEAHSLVRNGIDVKIGYIETHGREETEALVEGIPEITRRSVFYKGKNLEEMDLQAIINEHPEVVLVDELAHTNVEGSKNKKRWQDVLEILDNGINVISAMNIQHIESLNEEVKKITGVEVSERVPDKILALADEVVNIDLTADELLTRLKEGKIYKKDKIQTALNNFFQSGHILQLRELALKEVATHVERKVETEIKTENFKPIKFLACISSNEKIAKNIIRKTARLASYYNSPWTVLYVQKPSENPEKIALNKQRYLINNFNLAQEMGAKVIRVKESSVHKGILDYVIQHNITTVCIGKPHSKLWQRISGYSWIYTLMNRLNERQIDIIILS comes from the coding sequence ATGTCATCAGCAAAACAATTTTTAGAACTGATCCAAAAATCCAAAAAAGGAAAATTCAAGATCTATATTGGAATGAGTGCAGGTGTAGGAAAAACCTTCCGAATGCTTCAGGAAGCCCATTCCCTTGTGCGAAATGGCATTGATGTCAAAATTGGATACATAGAAACTCATGGGCGTGAAGAAACTGAGGCTCTAGTAGAAGGAATCCCTGAAATTACAAGAAGATCTGTTTTCTATAAAGGTAAAAATCTTGAAGAAATGGATCTTCAGGCTATTATTAATGAACACCCTGAGGTTGTACTCGTTGATGAGCTTGCCCACACCAATGTCGAGGGATCAAAAAACAAAAAACGGTGGCAGGATGTCCTCGAGATTCTGGACAATGGAATCAATGTGATCAGTGCTATGAACATTCAGCATATTGAAAGCCTGAACGAAGAAGTCAAAAAAATCACAGGTGTAGAGGTTTCTGAACGTGTACCGGATAAAATCCTTGCCCTTGCTGATGAAGTAGTGAATATCGATCTGACGGCTGATGAGCTTTTAACCAGATTGAAAGAAGGAAAAATATATAAAAAAGATAAAATCCAGACAGCCCTCAATAACTTTTTTCAAAGCGGACATATCCTTCAGCTTAGGGAGCTTGCCTTAAAAGAAGTTGCTACCCATGTCGAACGAAAGGTGGAAACTGAAATCAAAACCGAAAATTTCAAACCGATTAAGTTTCTTGCCTGTATCAGCAGTAATGAAAAAATAGCCAAAAACATTATCAGAAAAACAGCACGTCTGGCCAGTTATTATAACAGTCCATGGACCGTTTTATATGTCCAAAAACCCTCTGAAAATCCTGAAAAAATAGCGTTGAATAAGCAGCGTTATTTAATTAATAATTTTAATTTAGCACAGGAAATGGGTGCTAAAGTAATCCGGGTTAAGGAAAGCAGCGTTCATAAAGGAATTCTGGACTACGTAATTCAGCATAATATTACCACCGTATGTATCGGAAAACCTCATTCCAAACTCTGGCAGAGAATTTCCGGCTACAGCTGGATTTACACACTGATGAACCGGTTGAATGAAAGACAGATTGACATTATTATTTTATCTTAA
- a CDS encoding HAMP domain-containing sensor histidine kinase, whose translation MKLKTKLTLGVGLLFLLIVLLSVIGSVYINKLKSDTEKILTANYNSLEYSKNMLVALDRMSTDSVVSVRDFEKNNALQENNLSEIGEKEITQNLKIHFSNYLRQPDYRKEQLIREDLVKIMSLNMKGIERKSDTAIITAENATFWIVSLGTVCFLIAFTLLFNLPQTIAEPINQLTFSIKQIANKNYSERVHFKGSEEFNDLANSFNIMAEKLQEYESSTLSIQLMDKKRIETLVNNMHDAVIGLDENNFIYMINDEALKITNLRKEEIIGKTAHEVAVNNDLIRELLKNMDHPVKDPIKIVTDNKENYFEQEIVPININKTGEKEKKYIGKVILLRNITPFKELDFAKTNFIATISHELKTPIAAIKMGVQLLGNQKFGELNDQQKELLKSINEDGQRLLDITGELLNLSQVESGNIRLNIKSCSPKEIVITAIKNVEKLAEQKNITITTDYLLSDDDSVSADFDKTVWVMNNFLSNAIKHSFQDEHIHILVDKTEAFIQFSITDTGSGIDEKYHRQIFDRYFQVPGEHQNGTGLGLAISKNFIEKQEGKIGVKSAPNQGSTFYFRLPLV comes from the coding sequence ATGAAACTTAAAACGAAACTCACATTAGGCGTAGGTCTTTTATTCTTACTGATCGTTTTACTATCAGTGATTGGTTCTGTATATATCAATAAACTGAAATCGGACACCGAGAAAATTCTTACGGCCAATTACAATAGCCTGGAGTATTCGAAAAATATGCTGGTCGCCCTGGACAGAATGAGCACAGACAGTGTTGTTTCGGTCAGAGATTTTGAGAAAAATAATGCACTGCAGGAAAACAACCTTTCAGAAATCGGGGAAAAAGAAATCACTCAGAATCTCAAGATCCATTTCAGTAACTATCTGAGACAACCGGATTATAGAAAAGAACAGCTCATTCGTGAAGATTTGGTAAAGATCATGTCTCTGAACATGAAAGGAATTGAGCGAAAAAGTGATACCGCAATCATTACGGCAGAGAATGCCACATTCTGGATCGTCAGTTTAGGAACGGTATGTTTCCTCATTGCATTTACACTCTTATTTAATTTACCACAAACCATTGCAGAGCCCATTAATCAGCTGACTTTTAGTATCAAGCAGATTGCCAATAAAAATTATAGCGAAAGAGTTCATTTCAAAGGAAGTGAAGAGTTCAATGACCTTGCGAACTCTTTTAATATTATGGCTGAAAAATTACAGGAATATGAAAGCAGTACCCTTTCTATACAGCTTATGGATAAAAAGCGGATCGAAACCCTTGTAAATAATATGCATGATGCCGTTATCGGTTTGGATGAAAACAATTTCATCTATATGATCAATGATGAAGCTTTAAAAATCACTAATCTCCGAAAAGAAGAGATCATCGGAAAAACAGCACATGAAGTTGCTGTCAATAACGATCTGATTAGAGAACTTCTTAAAAATATGGATCATCCGGTAAAGGATCCTATTAAGATTGTTACAGATAATAAAGAAAACTATTTTGAACAGGAAATCGTTCCTATCAACATTAATAAAACAGGTGAAAAAGAGAAGAAATACATCGGAAAAGTAATTTTACTTCGAAATATCACTCCTTTTAAAGAACTCGATTTTGCAAAAACCAACTTTATTGCAACCATTTCCCATGAATTAAAAACGCCTATTGCCGCAATAAAAATGGGTGTCCAATTGCTCGGAAATCAAAAGTTCGGGGAGCTTAATGACCAGCAGAAAGAACTGCTAAAAAGTATTAATGAAGACGGTCAGCGGCTTCTGGACATTACAGGAGAACTTCTTAACCTTTCTCAAGTAGAAAGTGGAAATATCCGGTTGAATATCAAAAGCTGTTCTCCAAAAGAAATCGTTATTACAGCAATTAAAAATGTAGAAAAACTTGCAGAGCAGAAAAATATAACCATTACGACAGACTATTTATTATCCGATGACGATTCGGTTTCAGCAGACTTTGATAAAACAGTCTGGGTCATGAACAACTTTTTGAGTAATGCAATCAAGCATTCTTTTCAAGATGAACATATTCATATCCTTGTGGATAAAACTGAAGCCTTTATTCAATTTAGTATTACCGATACCGGAAGTGGAATTGATGAAAAGTATCATCGTCAGATTTTCGACCGCTATTTCCAGGTTCCGGGAGAGCATCAGAATGGAACAGGTCTCGGATTAGCCATATCAAAAAATTTCATTGAAAAACAAGAGGGCAAAATTGGGGTAAAAAGTGCACCTAACCAAGGAAGTACTTTTTATTTTAGATTACCTTTGGTATAA
- a CDS encoding DUF389 domain-containing protein: MRKTIYNFLNLHTGEEDPALVLENVTSNVSFRGANLWILACAILIASVGLNVNSTAVIIGAMLISPLMGPIVGAGFALATFNFSLLKKSIKNLIIATVVSLMVSSLYFYLSPFKDVQSELLARTSPNIYDVLIAFFGGIVGAVSITRIEKGNPIPGVAIATALMPPLCTAGFGIATGNWSFVAGAFYLYTINCFFICISTFLIIKFLKYRAVENTNKALEKRIRYALSLLIIVMIVPSCYLAYNLLNQKKYNQNVENFINTEFSKKGYTVIYKKVDYNSNPRSIELVFLSTKFDSTQIKQFNASLQDFGISNTNLTIKQNSADLKSEILSEINLQKNNITEKDLQVNELKNELNIYKMDNPELVKEVKILFPEVQKIAIGKLQNYYTPDSTGLETAFVYESETKIDEEKLKAWLTNRLKTNNIIVFNTDRSPEKKKK; encoded by the coding sequence ATGAGAAAGACGATTTATAACTTCTTAAATCTTCATACCGGAGAAGAAGATCCTGCCCTTGTTCTTGAGAATGTGACAAGCAATGTATCTTTCAGAGGAGCTAATCTCTGGATTTTGGCGTGTGCTATATTAATTGCATCTGTCGGATTGAATGTCAACTCAACCGCAGTAATTATCGGTGCCATGCTTATTTCCCCATTAATGGGCCCTATTGTAGGAGCCGGCTTTGCATTGGCCACTTTTAATTTTAGTTTGCTTAAAAAATCTATCAAAAACCTTATCATCGCTACGGTTGTAAGTTTAATGGTTTCCAGCCTATATTTTTACCTGAGCCCGTTCAAAGATGTTCAGTCTGAATTGCTGGCAAGGACTTCACCTAACATTTATGATGTACTGATTGCCTTTTTTGGAGGAATTGTAGGGGCTGTATCCATCACCAGGATAGAAAAAGGGAATCCTATCCCTGGTGTAGCCATTGCTACGGCTTTAATGCCACCGCTGTGTACGGCAGGCTTTGGTATTGCAACGGGTAACTGGTCTTTTGTTGCCGGTGCCTTCTACCTCTATACTATCAATTGCTTTTTTATCTGTATTTCTACTTTTCTTATTATCAAATTCCTGAAGTACCGGGCTGTAGAAAATACCAACAAAGCTTTAGAGAAAAGAATCCGATATGCGCTTTCACTGCTAATTATCGTAATGATCGTTCCCAGCTGTTACCTCGCTTATAACTTACTGAATCAGAAAAAATACAACCAAAATGTAGAGAATTTCATCAATACGGAATTTTCTAAAAAGGGATATACCGTTATTTATAAAAAGGTCGATTATAATTCAAATCCGAGATCAATCGAATTGGTATTTTTATCTACTAAATTTGACAGTACGCAGATCAAACAATTCAATGCTTCTTTACAAGATTTTGGGATAAGTAATACTAATCTGACTATTAAACAAAATTCTGCCGATTTGAAATCTGAAATTCTAAGCGAAATTAACCTTCAAAAAAATAATATCACTGAAAAGGATTTACAGGTTAACGAGTTAAAGAATGAACTGAATATTTATAAAATGGATAATCCTGAACTCGTGAAAGAAGTAAAGATTCTTTTTCCTGAAGTTCAGAAAATAGCGATTGGGAAACTTCAAAATTACTATACTCCGGATTCAACGGGCTTAGAAACAGCTTTTGTGTATGAATCTGAAACAAAAATAGATGAAGAAAAACTAAAAGCTTGGTTAACCAATCGTCTCAAAACAAATAATATCATCGTATTTAATACTGATAGAAGCCCTGAAAAGAAGAAAAAATAA